Proteins found in one Pyramidobacter piscolens W5455 genomic segment:
- a CDS encoding TlyA family RNA methyltransferase, translating into MSARCVKKRLDLRLVEEGLADSVQAAGALVMAGEVLVDGQPASGAGQPVKDAAVVRLKSGSGGWVSRGAHKLLTAIERFHLKLEGRVCLDVGASTGGFTQVMLKYGAAKVYAVDVGYGLLDWSLRTDPRVVVMERRNARFLTGEMFSPRPGFVCSDASFISLRLLLNPMAAASAENAEAVVLVKPQFEARREDLGKGGVVRSPEVHRAVLEELADFIGRETPWGMEEATWSEIKGPKGNIEFLFHLRKNITSAEVDFCGLVRASHEALAG; encoded by the coding sequence ATGAGCGCCAGATGCGTTAAAAAACGGCTCGATCTGCGGCTGGTCGAAGAGGGGCTGGCCGATTCCGTTCAGGCGGCCGGCGCTCTGGTCATGGCCGGGGAGGTCCTGGTCGACGGTCAACCGGCGTCCGGCGCCGGGCAGCCGGTGAAGGACGCCGCCGTCGTGCGCCTGAAAAGCGGTTCCGGCGGCTGGGTCAGCCGCGGCGCCCATAAACTGCTGACGGCGATCGAGCGTTTTCATTTGAAATTGGAAGGCCGCGTTTGCCTCGACGTCGGCGCTTCGACGGGCGGTTTTACCCAGGTGATGCTTAAGTACGGCGCGGCGAAAGTCTACGCCGTCGACGTCGGTTATGGGCTGCTCGATTGGAGCCTGCGCACGGATCCGCGGGTCGTCGTCATGGAACGCCGGAACGCCCGTTTCCTGACGGGGGAGATGTTTTCGCCGCGGCCGGGTTTCGTCTGCAGCGACGCCTCCTTCATATCGCTGCGCCTGCTGCTGAACCCGATGGCGGCGGCCAGCGCCGAGAATGCCGAAGCCGTGGTGCTGGTCAAACCGCAGTTCGAAGCCCGCCGCGAAGACCTCGGCAAAGGCGGCGTGGTGCGCTCACCCGAAGTTCACCGTGCCGTGCTGGAAGAGCTGGCCGATTTTATCGGCCGGGAAACTCCGTGGGGGATGGAAGAGGCGACGTGGTCGGAAATCAAGGGTCCCAAGGGCAACATCGAATTCCTGTTCCATTTAAGAAAAAATATAACGTCGGCGGAAGTGGATTTTTGTGGGCTGGTGCGCGCGAGCCACGAAGCTCTCGCCGGATGA
- a CDS encoding GntR family transcriptional regulator, with the protein MTLEELMPRISGDKAASYYIANVLREAIYRGILQENEQLLQNQLAARMGVSPIPLREALKQLEIEGLVEFRGRRGAIVSGLSLEDAREIYDMITWLEVGIMKVSFDLISNALIQEEEVLLDKMEKEEDPVKWRDMNVLFHSSLYEPADRPMTLDMLAKLRRQVDRYIRNHLSSMRKESEEQHREILAGVKAHDLDRTLKALESHLVNTSKDLQAYMRHVQNRNHE; encoded by the coding sequence ATGACATTGGAAGAGCTGATGCCTCGTATCAGCGGAGACAAGGCCGCCTCGTACTACATCGCCAACGTGCTGCGCGAGGCCATTTATCGGGGGATTCTTCAGGAAAACGAGCAGTTGCTGCAGAACCAGCTCGCGGCGCGGATGGGCGTCAGCCCGATCCCGCTGCGGGAAGCTTTGAAGCAGCTCGAGATCGAAGGACTGGTCGAATTCCGCGGGCGCCGCGGCGCGATCGTTTCCGGGCTGAGTCTTGAAGACGCCCGCGAAATTTACGACATGATCACCTGGCTCGAGGTGGGCATCATGAAAGTCTCCTTCGACCTGATCTCGAACGCGCTGATTCAGGAAGAAGAGGTCCTGCTGGACAAGATGGAAAAAGAGGAAGATCCCGTCAAATGGCGCGACATGAACGTGCTCTTCCATTCCTCGCTGTACGAGCCGGCCGACCGCCCGATGACGCTCGATATGCTCGCCAAACTGCGCCGTCAGGTCGACCGTTACATCCGCAACCATCTCAGTTCCATGCGCAAGGAATCGGAGGAGCAGCACCGCGAGATCCTCGCGGGCGTGAAGGCCCATGACCTCGACCGCACGCTCAAGGCTCTGGAAAGCCATCTTGTCAACACGTCCAAGGACCTTCAAGCTTATATGCGCCACGTCCAGAATCGCAATCACGAATAA
- a CDS encoding AAA family ATPase encodes MLEELKLISVGGIGQTSLNFGAGLTAVTGESGAGKSSLVRGLELVCGKRSSGGTIRAGDETAVAEAFFYQPGRLEGVGEELQPQDCSLALRRELSRSGRGKCSVQGQTVPLNTVLELAPRLITIQSQFAQLELLDPDRQLKILDACGGDELKETKARLEKEFHEVLDCERELRRNKQREQEITSAYGALSEIAPFLERAGLQPDSEERLNEDFAEAERELKRLHELRGRFRMLQNQESGGLISELSGVLSDLSRLVPSGSREALGETSQKALAVLEDVADKIGALASSETIENLEAELEVLETSLGQIRKSKRLAKVNTVEELLEYWHKGEEELRWLSGSGKIQSELNEKIAAAKKAVAKEARTLLEQRTAAALALQARVSENLAGMAMENTQFRIRITETNKLKANGAEKVDFVLRRGSQEIPVAKAASGGELSRILLAIQISLPDELMPPTVVFDEVEAGLGGRAAYLTGLKLRELADRVQVILITHEASIAALANRHYRVARRGTLSTVTHVEGEERVREIARMLSGNDREEEALSHARKLLGADGAEEEIVFDPDHFFDGKSSPL; translated from the coding sequence GTGCTTGAAGAGCTGAAACTCATTTCCGTGGGCGGCATCGGGCAGACTTCGCTGAACTTCGGCGCCGGTCTGACGGCGGTCACGGGCGAGAGCGGCGCCGGGAAGAGCAGCCTGGTGCGCGGCCTCGAACTGGTCTGCGGAAAACGCAGCTCCGGCGGCACGATTCGCGCCGGAGATGAAACAGCCGTCGCGGAAGCGTTCTTTTATCAGCCCGGTCGTCTGGAAGGCGTCGGCGAGGAGCTGCAGCCTCAGGATTGCTCGCTGGCGCTGCGGCGCGAACTGTCGCGCTCCGGGCGCGGCAAGTGTTCCGTCCAGGGGCAGACGGTGCCGCTGAACACCGTCTTGGAACTGGCCCCGCGTCTGATCACGATCCAGAGTCAGTTCGCCCAGCTCGAGCTGCTCGATCCCGACCGCCAGCTCAAAATCCTCGACGCCTGCGGCGGTGACGAGTTGAAAGAAACGAAGGCGCGGCTGGAAAAGGAATTCCATGAAGTGTTGGACTGCGAAAGAGAGCTGCGCCGCAACAAGCAGCGCGAGCAGGAAATCACGTCGGCTTACGGGGCGCTGTCCGAGATCGCGCCTTTTTTGGAACGCGCCGGTCTGCAGCCTGACAGCGAAGAACGGCTGAACGAGGACTTCGCCGAAGCGGAGCGAGAACTCAAGCGCCTCCACGAGCTGCGCGGCCGCTTCCGCATGCTGCAAAACCAGGAAAGCGGCGGCCTGATCTCCGAACTTTCGGGCGTCCTCAGCGACCTTTCCAGACTCGTGCCCTCCGGGAGCCGCGAAGCGCTTGGCGAGACGTCGCAAAAAGCGCTCGCCGTTCTCGAGGACGTCGCGGACAAAATCGGCGCGCTGGCCTCTTCGGAAACGATTGAGAATCTCGAAGCGGAACTGGAAGTTCTTGAAACTTCCCTCGGTCAGATTCGCAAGAGCAAGCGCCTGGCCAAGGTGAACACCGTCGAGGAATTGTTGGAGTACTGGCATAAAGGCGAAGAGGAATTGCGCTGGCTGAGCGGATCGGGAAAAATCCAGTCCGAACTGAACGAGAAAATCGCGGCCGCCAAGAAAGCCGTCGCGAAGGAGGCGCGTACGCTGCTGGAACAGCGCACCGCGGCGGCGCTGGCGCTGCAGGCGCGAGTCAGCGAGAACCTTGCCGGCATGGCGATGGAGAACACGCAGTTTCGCATCCGCATCACCGAAACGAATAAGCTGAAAGCGAACGGCGCCGAGAAGGTGGACTTCGTCCTGCGGCGCGGCAGTCAGGAAATTCCCGTGGCCAAAGCGGCTTCCGGCGGCGAGCTGAGCCGCATCCTTCTGGCCATCCAGATCTCGCTTCCCGACGAGCTGATGCCGCCCACGGTCGTTTTCGACGAGGTGGAGGCTGGCCTGGGCGGACGGGCCGCTTATCTGACCGGCCTGAAGCTGCGCGAGCTGGCCGACCGTGTCCAGGTCATCCTGATCACCCATGAAGCCAGCATCGCGGCGCTGGCAAACCGACATTACCGCGTAGCGCGCCGCGGCACGCTCTCCACCGTGACGCATGTCGAGGGAGAAGAGCGGGTGAGGGAGATCGCGCGTATGCTCTCCGGGAACGATCGGGAAGAAGAGGCGCTTTCACATGCGCGCAAGCTGCTTGGCGCGGACGGCGCCGAGGAGGAAATCGTTTTTGATCCGGACCATTTTTTTGACGGAAAAAGCAGTCCCTTGTGA
- a CDS encoding NAD(+)/NADH kinase, with the protein MKFGLIVNLSKPEAVQLAEELCAWGRKRNNPFLLFADEAPALRQSGIPLDRWLAEVETALVIGGDGTFLQAAHLVQHSGINLFGVSVGHLGFLAVGDPRRVREQIEQIEKGDFKIERRRCLEGVLATEEKERCVFALNDLVLSKGIQARLVSLDVQVQGKPICEYRADGVIVSTPTGSTAYALSAGGPIVPPSLDCMLLVPICAHTLYARPTLLGPDDCLTLRPTENSELFLTVDGADVYPLSSRDRLDVRLSRDHGVNTISLPQFDYYDLLHEKLLWGWNPVSERSARRA; encoded by the coding sequence ATGAAATTCGGCCTGATTGTTAATTTGTCGAAGCCCGAAGCGGTCCAGCTGGCTGAGGAGCTGTGCGCATGGGGAAGAAAGAGAAACAATCCCTTTTTGCTCTTTGCCGATGAGGCGCCGGCGCTTCGTCAGAGCGGGATCCCTCTTGACCGTTGGCTGGCGGAGGTCGAAACGGCGCTGGTGATCGGCGGCGACGGCACTTTTCTGCAGGCCGCCCATCTTGTGCAGCACAGCGGCATCAACCTGTTCGGCGTCTCCGTGGGACACTTGGGCTTCCTGGCGGTCGGCGATCCGCGGCGCGTGCGCGAACAGATCGAGCAAATCGAAAAGGGCGATTTTAAGATCGAACGGCGGCGTTGTCTCGAAGGCGTATTGGCGACGGAGGAGAAAGAACGGTGCGTTTTCGCTCTCAACGATCTCGTGCTCAGCAAGGGAATCCAGGCGCGGCTGGTCTCTCTCGACGTGCAGGTGCAGGGGAAGCCGATATGCGAATACCGCGCCGACGGCGTGATCGTCTCGACGCCCACGGGTTCCACCGCTTACGCCCTCTCGGCCGGCGGGCCGATCGTTCCGCCGTCGCTGGACTGCATGCTGCTGGTCCCCATTTGCGCGCACACGTTATATGCGCGCCCCACGCTGCTGGGGCCGGACGACTGTCTGACGCTGCGCCCGACGGAAAATTCCGAGCTGTTTTTGACGGTGGACGGCGCCGACGTTTATCCTCTTTCCAGCCGCGATCGTCTCGATGTGCGGCTCTCCAGGGATCACGGCGTCAACACCATCTCGCTGCCTCAGTTCGACTATTACGATCTGCTTCATGAAAAACTCCTGTGGGGCTGGAATCCAGTTTCCGAAAGGAGCGCCCGCCGTGCTTGA
- the dxs gene encoding 1-deoxy-D-xylulose-5-phosphate synthase: MALLDDIKEPGDVKKLSEKELPGLIDEVRSRIVDVTLKNGGHLASSLGAVELIVALLRVFDPRYDRVVFDVGHQAYAWKILTGRNARFETLRTEGGVSGFPKMSESPYDHFGVGHSSTSLSAALGYAVARDLRGEKHHVVAVIGDGALINGEAFEALNHAGSLDNPVIFVLNDNAMSISPRVGGMALHLAKLSTSALYKGTKNVVKSFCRKAFRTDRVYRRLERMKNAVKKVLSRGNLFSDMGLTYWGPFDGHDEQELERVFALAKNYDGPLLIHVLTEKGKGYAPAEENPVAYHGVAAAGKTPANSASWSGAAAACIEELAEKDPRVTVLTPAMTEGCALNHFRAAFPRRFFDVGIAEEHMLTFAAGQAAGGLRPIACVYSTFLQRAMDQLVHDICLQRLPVILAVDRAGLVGEDGETHQGLFDMNWASAVPNLKVWAPYDCRSLKAAFESAARCEGPSLIRYPRGGAVERLTPADAFETADFAFVNRNSSWCVAAAGSACQIARRAAKLVDERVGAAPDLLYLNRVSPLPEEALARLDGKKLLVTAEEAYERGGLGEHLALFCAERGLRCAVRAVALPAAFVAPGTPAQQRKRLGLTPERIVEIYERQMR, from the coding sequence ATGGCGCTGCTGGACGACATCAAGGAACCGGGAGACGTAAAAAAGCTCTCCGAGAAAGAGCTTCCCGGACTGATCGACGAAGTGCGTTCGCGCATCGTCGACGTCACGCTGAAAAACGGCGGACATCTGGCTTCCTCTTTGGGAGCGGTGGAACTGATCGTGGCGCTGCTGCGGGTCTTCGATCCGCGGTACGATCGCGTTGTGTTCGACGTGGGGCATCAGGCCTATGCGTGGAAGATTTTGACAGGGCGCAACGCCCGTTTCGAGACGCTGCGGACGGAGGGCGGCGTCAGCGGTTTTCCGAAAATGAGCGAAAGCCCGTACGACCACTTCGGCGTCGGACACAGCAGTACCTCGCTTTCGGCGGCTTTGGGATACGCGGTCGCGCGCGATCTGCGCGGCGAAAAGCATCACGTCGTCGCCGTCATCGGCGACGGGGCGCTGATCAACGGCGAAGCTTTCGAAGCGCTGAATCACGCCGGTTCTCTCGACAATCCCGTGATCTTCGTCCTCAACGACAACGCCATGTCGATCAGCCCGCGCGTGGGCGGCATGGCGCTGCATCTGGCGAAACTGTCCACTTCCGCGCTGTACAAGGGCACGAAAAACGTCGTGAAGAGTTTTTGCCGAAAGGCGTTCCGCACCGACCGGGTCTATCGCCGTCTGGAGCGGATGAAGAACGCCGTCAAAAAAGTGCTGAGCCGCGGCAATCTTTTCAGCGACATGGGGCTGACGTACTGGGGCCCTTTCGACGGACACGACGAACAGGAGCTCGAGCGCGTCTTCGCCCTGGCGAAAAATTACGACGGTCCCCTGCTGATCCACGTGCTCACGGAAAAAGGCAAGGGGTACGCGCCGGCCGAAGAAAATCCCGTCGCCTATCACGGCGTCGCCGCCGCGGGGAAAACGCCTGCGAATTCGGCGAGCTGGAGCGGGGCGGCGGCCGCGTGCATCGAAGAGCTGGCGGAAAAAGATCCCCGCGTCACGGTCCTGACCCCGGCCATGACGGAAGGATGCGCGCTGAATCATTTCCGCGCCGCTTTCCCGCGACGTTTTTTCGACGTAGGCATCGCCGAAGAACACATGCTCACGTTCGCCGCGGGACAGGCCGCCGGCGGCCTCAGGCCGATCGCCTGCGTCTATTCGACGTTTTTGCAGCGGGCGATGGACCAGCTGGTGCACGATATCTGCCTGCAGCGGCTGCCGGTGATCCTTGCCGTGGACCGCGCCGGACTGGTGGGCGAGGACGGCGAGACGCATCAGGGACTGTTCGACATGAACTGGGCCAGCGCCGTTCCCAACCTGAAAGTCTGGGCGCCTTACGACTGTCGCTCGCTGAAAGCCGCCTTCGAGAGCGCGGCGCGCTGTGAGGGGCCGTCGCTGATCCGCTATCCGCGCGGCGGCGCCGTGGAACGGCTGACGCCGGCCGACGCTTTCGAGACGGCAGATTTCGCCTTCGTGAATCGGAACAGCTCGTGGTGCGTCGCTGCGGCCGGTTCGGCCTGCCAGATCGCGCGCCGGGCCGCCAAACTCGTTGACGAACGCGTCGGCGCGGCGCCCGACCTGCTCTATCTGAACCGCGTTTCTCCGCTGCCGGAAGAGGCGCTGGCGCGACTGGACGGAAAAAAACTCCTCGTCACGGCCGAAGAAGCGTATGAGCGCGGCGGTCTGGGCGAGCACTTGGCTTTGTTTTGCGCGGAGCGCGGTTTGCGGTGCGCCGTGCGGGCGGTGGCGCTGCCGGCGGCCTTCGTCGCGCCGGGCACGCCGGCGCAACAGCGAAAGCGCCTCGGCCTGACGCCCGAAAGGATCGTGGAAATCTATGAGCGCCAGATGCGTTAA